The Pararhizobium sp. IMCC21322 sequence ATCGAGCTGATGATTGATCTGCACACTTTTGCTCAGGAAGCCAAAGCCAAGAATCTTGACGAGTCCGAGACCTATGCGCGCCGCATCAAGCTGATGGAAGCCCGCGCCTTGCGCAATGCGTTCTTCGAGCAGGAAATCATGGAAAATGTGACCGACGAGGACGTAAAAGCACGCTTTGATGTGGAAATGGCAAAAATTACGCCCGAAGTCACTGTCAGCGCCCGCCACATTCTGGTCGCGAAAGAAGAAGAAGCCAAGAAAATCATCGAAGAACTGCAGGGTGGCGCGGATTTTGAAGCCCTTGCCAAAGACCGTTCAACTGGCCCGAGCGGCCCCAATGGTGGCGATCTTGGTCAGTTCTCAAAGGGTCAGATGGTACCGGCTTTCGAAGCAGCAGCCTTTGCGCTGGACGCAGACTCCTTTACTGCTGAGCCTGTCCAGACCCAGTTTGGATGGCACATCATTCAGGTTTATGAAAAAGGCAGCGCGCCCCTTCCCGAATTCGCACAGGTAGAAGAACAGGTTCGTAATCTTGTCATCAGCGAACGCTTCACCGAGCAGTTGCAAGCCTTGCGCGGAAAATACGAAGTGAAACGCGCAGCGGAATAAATTGTCCAATCTGTCATCTGGCCCGACACAAAGGGCGGGCCGGATGACACGCCTTACGCGCTGGCTTCTGCGCGAATGGCCAGTGCATGAACCGGGCCGGCAAGCTCATCGGCAAGGCATTCATTGATCGCACGATGACGCCCGACACGGCTCATATCGGCAAAAGAAGGTGCCGTGATTTCGACACGAAAATGTGTTTCACCGCCCTCTTTCCAGCCGGAATGACCAGCATGAAGATGCGATTCATCCACAACTTGGAGGGCAGTGGGTTGAAAGTGCTGCGTCAGCTTTTCTTCAATTTTTGTTTTGACGGACATTCCGTATGCTCCAGTATGGCTTCAGTGATTCATTCTTTATGCGTCAACCTCGCTGGAAGGTCTTGAAACACAAGCCGCAAAGCGGCACAACATTGCGTCGGAATTTTCCGAGCCTAAAAATATTCGATTCGCCATTGTCATTCGGTCTATAAGAGCATTATGAGCGCTAACGATAATTTGTTCGATAAAATACGTATTTCGCCAGCGAAAGCACGCAAGCGGAAGAAAATGGCGGCTGAAGAAAAGCCGGCAAAGGATACGCTGTGTTCGCATCCCGATTGTTCTGAAACCGCAACCCACAAGGCCCCGAAAGGCCGTGGCAAGGACAATGATTATCTGTGGTTCTGCCT is a genomic window containing:
- a CDS encoding peptidylprolyl isomerase codes for the protein MLAIRHSFATLLLTGVLAVGFGQNGFAQDASAEKPMEEKPMEAMADPAAVVLTIGDTEVTELDLTIAGEDFAEVLAEVPENQKREKLIELMIDLHTFAQEAKAKNLDESETYARRIKLMEARALRNAFFEQEIMENVTDEDVKARFDVEMAKITPEVTVSARHILVAKEEEAKKIIEELQGGADFEALAKDRSTGPSGPNGGDLGQFSKGQMVPAFEAAAFALDADSFTAEPVQTQFGWHIIQVYEKGSAPLPEFAQVEEQVRNLVISERFTEQLQALRGKYEVKRAAE
- a CDS encoding BolA family transcriptional regulator → MSVKTKIEEKLTQHFQPTALQVVDESHLHAGHSGWKEGGETHFRVEITAPSFADMSRVGRHRAINECLADELAGPVHALAIRAEASA